A region from the Flexibacter flexilis DSM 6793 genome encodes:
- a CDS encoding tetratricopeptide repeat protein: MKLEKTPNEEVNKQASTENDIFPTEPTFMENPEVLSERFEKTEEFLEKNRNLVGGIAAGVLVVVAGLFFFYNYKKTQNEEAQKEMFQAVYAFEADSLKKALQGGGTGQGLEAIADEYSGTDAANLAEFYIAVAQLKQGKLDEALEAIGKFSSKDDLLQARAYCITGDIYMEKGSFSEAEANYKKAADLAPNKYLTPNYLLKLGLAQEKQNNFAGAAQTYATVTTKYFDAAEAAEAKKYQARAEQMAQ; encoded by the coding sequence ATGAAACTGGAAAAAACACCTAACGAAGAGGTAAACAAGCAAGCATCAACCGAGAACGACATATTCCCAACTGAACCAACTTTTATGGAAAATCCCGAAGTGCTTTCGGAGCGTTTCGAGAAAACAGAGGAATTTTTGGAGAAAAATAGAAATTTGGTAGGCGGTATTGCTGCTGGGGTGCTGGTAGTTGTAGCGGGGTTATTCTTCTTTTATAATTATAAGAAAACCCAAAACGAAGAAGCACAAAAAGAAATGTTCCAAGCCGTTTATGCTTTTGAAGCTGATTCATTGAAAAAAGCATTGCAAGGTGGCGGAACTGGCCAAGGCTTAGAAGCCATCGCCGACGAATATTCAGGAACTGATGCCGCTAATTTGGCAGAATTTTATATCGCAGTAGCTCAACTAAAACAAGGCAAATTAGATGAGGCTTTGGAAGCTATCGGCAAGTTTAGCAGCAAAGATGATTTGTTGCAAGCACGCGCCTACTGCATCACGGGTGATATTTATATGGAAAAAGGTAGCTTCTCGGAAGCTGAAGCCAACTACAAAAAAGCGGCTGACCTTGCTCCAAACAAATATCTTACACCAAACTATTTGCTTAAATTAGGTTTGGCACAAGAAAAACAAAACAACTTTGCAGGCGCGGCGCAAACTTACGCCACCGTAACAACAAAGTATTTTGATGCAGCAGAAGCAGCAGAAGCCAAAAAATATCAGGCTCGCGCTGAGCAAATGGCTCAATAA
- the ribH gene encoding 6,7-dimethyl-8-ribityllumazine synthase yields MASNLKNLSQYSEKNITEAVKDYVFGIVVAEWNSEVTEALYNGAVETLRKYGVPDNQIIRKNVPGSFELSLGAQWLAEQNGIHAVICLGCVIQGETRHFDFICSAVAHGVTNVSLKYNKPVIFGVLTPDNQQQALDRAGGKHGNKGDEAAATAVKMLCF; encoded by the coding sequence ATGGCCAGTAACCTCAAAAATCTTAGCCAATATTCAGAAAAAAATATCACGGAAGCCGTAAAAGACTACGTGTTTGGCATCGTGGTAGCCGAATGGAACAGCGAAGTAACCGAAGCCCTTTACAATGGCGCGGTAGAAACTTTACGCAAGTACGGAGTACCTGACAATCAGATTATTAGAAAAAATGTTCCAGGTAGTTTTGAACTTTCGTTGGGAGCGCAATGGCTCGCCGAGCAGAATGGCATTCACGCCGTTATTTGTTTGGGCTGCGTGATTCAGGGCGAAACGCGCCACTTCGATTTTATTTGCTCTGCCGTAGCGCATGGCGTTACGAACGTGTCGCTCAAATACAACAAACCTGTTATTTTTGGAGTGCTTACGCCTGACAATCAGCAACAAGCCCTCGACCGCGCAGGCGGAAAGCACGGCAACAAAGGCGACGAAGCTGCCGCCACTGCCGTAAAAATGCTTTGTTTCTAA
- a CDS encoding glycosyltransferase family 4 protein, whose translation MIIGFDAKRVYNNFTGLGNYCRTLLHNLAEFYPGNDYYLYTPRTRHTAETAEFLTNRNFKNKLPKTKLKSLWRSFLINQDLKKDKTSIYHGLSHEIPFRIQKTGIKTVVTIHDLIFKHYPDTYGFIDRSIYDIKFRYACENADKVVAISESTKRDIVQFYDIAPEKIEVIYQSFNPLFLNNLSEIEIKVVLQQYKIPTDYLLYVGSVIERKNLLTILKSYLLLPPDLQIPLVVVGRGGAYKKQMQEYVQKIGIASRVIWLDNLDNNYHLHALYCGAQAFIYPSVFEGFGLPVVEALLSQTPVITSNVSSLPEAAGKHSLCIEPTNFEQMSAAIKTVLTNTPMREKMILEGRKYALDNFSAQHTAQQLMDLYKTLK comes from the coding sequence ATGATAATTGGATTTGATGCAAAAAGAGTATATAACAATTTTACGGGATTGGGGAATTATTGCCGCACTTTGCTGCACAATTTGGCCGAATTTTACCCTGGAAATGATTATTATTTATATACGCCGCGCACACGCCACACTGCCGAAACAGCCGAGTTTTTGACTAACCGTAATTTTAAAAATAAATTACCCAAAACAAAACTTAAATCACTGTGGCGCAGCTTTTTGATTAACCAAGATTTAAAAAAAGATAAAACCTCTATTTATCACGGCTTAAGCCACGAAATCCCGTTTAGGATTCAGAAAACGGGCATTAAAACAGTGGTTACAATTCACGACCTTATTTTTAAACATTATCCAGATACTTACGGCTTTATTGACCGCAGTATTTATGATATAAAGTTCAGATATGCTTGTGAAAATGCCGATAAAGTGGTGGCTATCAGCGAAAGTACAAAGCGCGATATTGTGCAGTTTTATGATATTGCACCCGAAAAAATAGAGGTTATTTATCAGTCGTTCAATCCATTATTTTTAAATAATTTATCCGAAATAGAAATAAAAGTGGTATTGCAGCAATACAAAATTCCGACGGATTATTTGCTGTACGTGGGTTCGGTGATTGAGCGCAAAAATTTGCTTACCATTTTGAAAAGTTATTTGCTTTTGCCGCCAGATTTGCAAATTCCGTTGGTCGTGGTGGGAAGGGGAGGAGCTTACAAAAAGCAGATGCAAGAATACGTGCAAAAAATCGGCATTGCTTCGCGTGTGATTTGGCTCGATAACTTGGATAATAATTATCATTTGCACGCGCTGTATTGCGGTGCGCAAGCCTTTATTTATCCGTCTGTTTTTGAGGGTTTTGGCTTGCCTGTCGTGGAGGCGTTATTGTCGCAAACGCCCGTGATAACATCCAATGTTTCGTCGTTGCCCGAAGCGGCGGGCAAACATTCGCTGTGCATAGAGCCGACCAATTTTGAACAAATGTCAGCAGCCATTAAGACGGTGCTGACCAATACGCCTATGCGTGAAAAAATGATTTTGGAAGGCCGAAAATACGCACTTGATAATTTTTCGGCGCAACACACCGCCCAACAGTTGATGGATTTGTATAAAACATTGAAATAA
- a CDS encoding BatD family protein yields the protein MIDNQKFKLLFVCFLWLCSWPLCAQEISVQLGNKNIALNETFTITLSISNDEIKNHSTFPDIQGFTKVGVSSNTSTTIINGDMSSTHSVTQSYIPQKEGRFRLKSFTMQVNGQTLRSQGDVIVVSAPREQQQTDPFAYDPFEDIFPRLPQAAANQKDDAFFSISANKKEVFVGEGLNVVISFIVGENNSTDLQFYKLGEQLAEIVKKIKPKDCWEENFGIETIEGVPVNINGKRYTEYRMYQATYFPLNTEPIRFPSAALKMVKYNLVAGGGLFGQAQEEFKSFVSQPVVVKVKELPPHPLRNSVPVGNYRLDETLGKTAVQTGQSITYEFKVRGEGNLSSLNAPEMFTTAAMDIYPPNVRQEISRNFGRVTGVKAFSYSILPKEAGIFKLSDVFGLVFFNPTTARYDTLRPNASFTVTGASKHDMDVQQIEADGFYNRILEVSNKLRSTDREEQLKVWANVVLLAMLSITIFFIFKKKRQA from the coding sequence ATGATTGATAATCAAAAGTTTAAGTTATTGTTTGTGTGCTTTTTGTGGCTTTGTTCTTGGCCGCTATGTGCGCAAGAAATTTCTGTCCAACTTGGTAACAAAAACATTGCACTTAACGAAACATTTACCATTACGTTAAGCATAAGTAACGACGAGATTAAAAACCATAGTACATTTCCTGATATTCAGGGTTTTACTAAGGTGGGTGTTTCGTCTAACACTTCCACCACGATTATAAATGGCGATATGTCGTCCACGCATAGCGTAACACAGTCTTACATTCCGCAAAAAGAGGGGCGATTTAGGCTCAAATCCTTTACCATGCAAGTAAACGGGCAAACCTTACGTTCGCAAGGAGATGTAATTGTTGTCAGTGCGCCGCGCGAACAGCAACAAACGGACCCGTTTGCTTACGACCCTTTCGAGGATATTTTTCCGCGCCTGCCACAGGCTGCTGCCAACCAAAAAGACGACGCATTCTTTTCTATTTCTGCCAACAAAAAAGAAGTATTTGTGGGAGAAGGCCTTAATGTCGTGATTTCGTTTATTGTGGGGGAAAATAACAGCACTGATTTGCAATTCTATAAACTAGGTGAGCAGTTGGCCGAAATTGTCAAGAAAATTAAACCCAAAGATTGTTGGGAAGAAAATTTTGGCATAGAAACCATCGAAGGTGTCCCCGTGAACATTAACGGCAAACGCTATACCGAGTACCGAATGTATCAGGCTACTTATTTTCCGCTTAATACAGAGCCTATTCGATTTCCGTCGGCGGCTTTAAAGATGGTCAAATACAACCTTGTTGCGGGAGGTGGGCTTTTTGGGCAAGCGCAAGAGGAGTTTAAATCCTTTGTAAGCCAGCCAGTTGTCGTAAAAGTGAAAGAGTTGCCGCCGCACCCGTTGCGCAATAGCGTGCCTGTGGGCAATTATCGCCTCGACGAAACGTTGGGCAAAACGGCAGTACAAACAGGTCAAAGTATTACTTACGAATTTAAAGTACGTGGCGAAGGAAATCTCTCCTCGCTTAATGCCCCCGAAATGTTTACGACAGCCGCTATGGATATTTATCCGCCCAATGTGCGTCAAGAAATTTCGAGAAATTTTGGACGTGTAACAGGGGTTAAGGCGTTCTCTTACAGTATTTTACCAAAAGAAGCAGGTATATTCAAACTCTCCGACGTGTTCGGGTTGGTGTTTTTCAATCCCACTACGGCGCGTTATGATACGCTTCGCCCCAATGCCTCTTTTACGGTAACGGGTGCGAGCAAACACGACATGGACGTACAGCAAATAGAAGCGGATGGATTTTATAACCGAATACTCGAAGTAAGCAATAAATTACGCAGTACCGACCGCGAAGAGCAGCTCAAAGTCTGGGCTAATGTCGTGTTATTGGCCATGCTTTCTATTACCATTTTTTTCATTTTTAAGAAAAAACGCCAAGCATAA
- a CDS encoding WG repeat-containing protein, with protein MKKYAYLFGLLMCWGVQTAQAQLYDCPEEIFPRQDKATKLWGYKNFMGEWRVPATFVKAYSFEGKNAIVIQGKQYGILNCEGRLVATGYDEFASFIFGKGWGKIGGKWALVDDKGRQLIAPTYSQIKEISPRTGSLTWVEKQEKWGLISKENGRFIIPLEYDSYLNLSDSAAIVRQANTFRVMEYARGTVVQDNISAVLPLGGNPALYAFRRNGKWGVINSFASLVMPIDADTVWRSGNHLYIKQNNKTGVRTLRGRDVILCEYDEITPFSEGFVRVRKGNLCGLVSQKGEIAVPVQYDAAEAVHNQQTILRKNNTYGVWNVRTNQFVIPLSQQLIQRNDKYEFYAVTTENKAFFTGLDGKKLNQEAFDSIYVNDDITRMRVRDKGRFKFYNAQLLRYASELNFEQAQPFVGDFACVKNNGFWGVINAQGVQTLPYSYEEAPVYLSVAGVNKQLLKIKEKGSYGVAEATGKLLLNVQYQEVVPSEQKLFKVKQSDKWGLVRLNAEPVVEPTYSQMSNGQDSPAGTPEFPAIVKKGKKVGLLNAKGEQVFEAEAETLQFLGDGVYGYVSKQKWNLVNVQGKPVEVSGIEEIRPFSEHLAAAKSAGRWGFVTANGQWQMQPQYETVTDFNGKSAYVQTNGKWGAVNRNGKFLLPAEYDGYEVLSNGTRHLIKK; from the coding sequence ATGAAAAAATACGCATATCTTTTCGGTCTGTTGATGTGTTGGGGTGTACAAACAGCCCAAGCGCAGCTTTACGATTGTCCAGAAGAAATTTTTCCACGCCAAGACAAAGCCACCAAACTTTGGGGTTATAAAAATTTTATGGGCGAATGGCGCGTACCTGCCACTTTCGTAAAAGCGTATAGTTTTGAGGGAAAAAACGCCATTGTTATTCAGGGCAAACAATACGGAATTCTGAATTGCGAAGGCCGCCTTGTAGCCACTGGCTACGATGAATTTGCTTCATTTATTTTTGGAAAAGGTTGGGGCAAAATCGGGGGTAAATGGGCTTTGGTGGACGACAAAGGCCGCCAACTCATCGCGCCGACGTATTCGCAAATCAAAGAAATTTCGCCGCGAACAGGTTCGCTCACGTGGGTAGAAAAACAAGAAAAATGGGGTTTGATTTCTAAAGAAAATGGCCGTTTTATTATTCCACTCGAATACGATTCGTATTTGAACCTCTCGGATAGTGCCGCCATCGTGCGCCAAGCCAACACGTTTCGGGTGATGGAATATGCACGCGGTACGGTGGTGCAAGATAACATTTCGGCGGTGCTGCCGCTGGGCGGCAATCCAGCTTTGTATGCTTTTCGTCGCAACGGCAAATGGGGCGTGATTAATAGTTTTGCCAGTTTGGTAATGCCCATAGATGCCGATACGGTTTGGCGTTCGGGCAACCATTTGTACATCAAGCAAAACAATAAAACAGGCGTGCGTACTTTGCGAGGTCGCGACGTGATTTTGTGTGAATACGACGAAATTACGCCATTTTCGGAAGGTTTCGTGCGCGTGCGAAAAGGCAATTTGTGTGGTTTGGTATCTCAAAAAGGCGAAATAGCCGTACCCGTACAGTATGATGCCGCCGAAGCCGTACATAATCAACAAACCATTCTCCGAAAAAACAATACTTACGGTGTGTGGAATGTGCGCACCAATCAGTTTGTCATTCCGCTGAGTCAGCAACTTATACAGCGCAACGACAAATACGAATTTTATGCGGTAACGACCGAAAACAAAGCCTTTTTCACGGGGCTGGACGGCAAAAAATTGAATCAAGAAGCCTTTGACAGCATTTATGTAAACGACGACATTACGCGAATGCGCGTGCGCGATAAAGGCCGCTTTAAGTTCTATAATGCCCAACTTTTGCGCTATGCGTCCGAACTGAATTTTGAACAGGCACAGCCATTTGTGGGCGATTTTGCTTGCGTAAAAAACAACGGATTTTGGGGCGTAATCAATGCGCAAGGCGTGCAAACTTTGCCGTATAGTTACGAGGAAGCTCCCGTTTATTTGTCGGTGGCGGGTGTGAATAAACAATTGCTCAAGATAAAAGAAAAAGGCAGTTATGGCGTAGCTGAAGCAACTGGAAAACTTTTATTGAATGTTCAATATCAGGAAGTTGTGCCGTCGGAGCAAAAACTTTTCAAAGTAAAACAATCGGACAAATGGGGTTTGGTGCGCCTGAATGCAGAGCCAGTAGTTGAGCCGACGTATTCGCAAATGAGCAATGGCCAAGACAGCCCAGCGGGTACGCCTGAGTTTCCTGCTATCGTCAAGAAAGGCAAAAAAGTAGGCTTGCTCAATGCCAAAGGCGAACAAGTTTTTGAGGCCGAAGCCGAAACCTTACAGTTTTTGGGCGATGGCGTGTACGGCTATGTGTCCAAGCAAAAATGGAACTTGGTAAACGTACAGGGTAAACCCGTAGAAGTATCTGGAATTGAAGAAATTAGACCGTTTTCAGAGCATTTGGCCGCCGCCAAAAGCGCAGGAAGATGGGGTTTTGTAACGGCCAACGGCCAATGGCAAATGCAACCACAATACGAAACCGTGACGGATTTTAACGGCAAGTCGGCTTACGTACAAACCAATGGCAAATGGGGCGCAGTGAACCGCAACGGTAAATTTTTGTTGCCTGCCGAATACGACGGTTATGAAGTGTTAAGCAACGGCACACGCCATTTGATTAAGAAATAA
- the glgP gene encoding alpha-glucan family phosphorylase — protein sequence MDANKLHPYPINPKYSKRVAYFSMEYAIDQALKTYSGGLGFLAGSHMHSAYDLKQNVIGIGILWKFGYYDQVRNADNSMGVLFQEKIYSFLEDSGIMVPVYINKHQVYVKALYLPPHVFGTAPLFFLTTDIPENDYLAQTITYKLYDADTAARIAQNIVLGIGGAKVIEALGGAEIYHMNEAHALPLIFHLYNQLGQSSDAIRQKLVFTTHTPEKAGNEEHDIFLLDKMGFFGSLSLDEARAITGENGQMFNHSLVALRFAKVANGVSQLHGRVSREMWKNYVGVCEIKAITNSQNSTYWSDKAMNEALADGDDDRLKHRKKHLKKRLIQLIADQTGKMFDKDAIIIVWARRFAEYKRADLIKRDITRFNKLISQTDKKVQIVWAGKPYPSDYNAISLFNHLVQSSKHLPNCAVLTGYELGLSSLLKKGADVWLNTPRRPREASGTSGMSAAMNGAVNLTISDGWIPEFARHGENAFVLPIADTRQPIDQQDNFDNQNLMDMLENDILPLYYDKPDQWFEIVKNSMRDVMPYFDSARMADEYYELYNQ from the coding sequence ATGGATGCAAACAAACTACACCCCTACCCCATCAATCCGAAATACAGCAAACGTGTTGCTTATTTTTCGATGGAATATGCCATTGACCAAGCCCTCAAAACGTATTCGGGTGGCTTAGGCTTTTTGGCTGGCTCGCACATGCACAGTGCCTACGACCTCAAACAAAACGTAATTGGTATCGGCATTTTGTGGAAATTTGGCTACTACGACCAAGTGCGCAACGCCGACAACTCTATGGGGGTTTTGTTTCAAGAAAAAATTTATAGCTTCTTGGAAGACAGTGGCATTATGGTACCTGTCTATATCAACAAACATCAAGTGTACGTCAAAGCCTTGTATTTGCCGCCGCATGTTTTTGGGACTGCGCCTTTGTTTTTCCTCACGACCGACATTCCCGAAAATGATTATTTGGCACAAACCATCACCTACAAACTCTACGACGCAGACACAGCGGCACGCATTGCCCAAAATATCGTGTTGGGCATCGGCGGGGCAAAAGTAATTGAGGCGTTGGGCGGCGCGGAAATTTATCACATGAACGAAGCGCACGCATTGCCACTTATTTTTCATTTGTACAACCAATTAGGGCAAAGCAGCGACGCAATTCGCCAAAAATTAGTATTCACCACACACACGCCCGAAAAAGCAGGCAACGAAGAGCACGACATCTTTTTGTTGGATAAAATGGGCTTTTTTGGTTCGCTTTCTCTCGACGAGGCGCGCGCCATTACGGGCGAAAATGGCCAAATGTTCAACCACAGTTTAGTGGCTTTGCGTTTTGCGAAAGTGGCCAACGGCGTTTCGCAGTTGCACGGACGCGTTTCGCGCGAAATGTGGAAAAATTATGTAGGCGTTTGTGAGATTAAAGCCATTACCAATTCTCAAAACAGTACTTACTGGTCAGATAAAGCCATGAACGAAGCCTTAGCCGATGGCGACGACGACCGCCTCAAGCACCGCAAAAAGCACCTCAAAAAACGCCTAATTCAGCTCATCGCCGACCAAACGGGCAAGATGTTTGACAAAGACGCAATTATTATCGTGTGGGCAAGACGCTTTGCCGAATACAAACGCGCCGACCTTATCAAACGCGACATTACACGTTTCAACAAACTCATTTCCCAAACCGACAAGAAAGTTCAAATCGTGTGGGCAGGCAAACCGTATCCGAGCGACTACAACGCCATTAGTTTGTTCAATCATCTGGTACAAAGCAGCAAACATTTGCCCAACTGTGCCGTGCTGACGGGTTACGAATTAGGGCTTTCGTCTTTGCTCAAAAAAGGAGCTGATGTGTGGCTCAACACGCCACGCCGTCCGCGTGAAGCCTCTGGCACAAGTGGTATGTCGGCGGCCATGAACGGTGCTGTAAACCTGACCATTAGCGACGGTTGGATTCCTGAATTTGCGCGTCATGGCGAAAATGCATTCGTGTTGCCGATTGCCGACACGCGCCAACCCATTGACCAGCAAGACAATTTCGACAATCAAAACCTAATGGATATGCTCGAAAACGATATTTTGCCGCTCTACTACGACAAGCCCGACCAATGGTTCGAAATTGTGAAAAACAGTATGCGCGACGTAATGCCGTATTTCGATTCTGCCCGCATGGCCGACGAATATTACGAGTTATACAATCAATAA
- the ygiD gene encoding 4,5-DOPA-extradiol-dioxygenase, with translation MQTLGDLSRWADELTASDLMPAMFVGHGSPMNAIENNEFTKTWQKMGKQLPHPKAILCISAHWETKGTFVTAMAKPKTIHDFGGFPKALFDAQYPAAGSPDLAAQTVAAVHSTKVTPTQEWGLDHGAWSVLLPMFPKADIPVIQLSIDYSKPPAYHYELAQELAKLRKKGVMIVGSGNIVHNLGMLQWGNPTGGYDWAVSFNEKIKKAVSSGNHDDVVNYQKYGREAQLSVPSNEHFMPLVYALGVQQKNEKISFFNDTPNFGSLTMTSVLIGG, from the coding sequence ATGCAAACATTAGGTGATTTGAGTCGCTGGGCGGATGAGCTTACGGCTTCTGATTTGATGCCCGCGATGTTCGTGGGACACGGTAGCCCCATGAACGCTATCGAGAATAACGAGTTTACGAAAACTTGGCAAAAAATGGGCAAACAATTGCCGCACCCCAAAGCGATTTTGTGTATTTCGGCCCACTGGGAGACGAAAGGCACGTTCGTGACGGCGATGGCCAAACCCAAAACCATTCATGATTTTGGCGGTTTCCCGAAAGCCTTGTTCGATGCGCAATATCCTGCGGCTGGTTCGCCAGATTTGGCGGCACAAACCGTCGCGGCTGTGCATAGCACAAAGGTTACGCCTACGCAAGAATGGGGACTCGACCACGGCGCATGGAGTGTATTGTTACCGATGTTCCCGAAAGCGGATATTCCTGTAATTCAGTTGAGTATAGATTACTCTAAACCACCAGCTTACCATTACGAATTGGCGCAAGAGTTGGCCAAATTGCGTAAAAAAGGTGTGATGATTGTGGGTAGCGGTAACATTGTGCACAACTTGGGAATGTTGCAATGGGGCAACCCGACGGGCGGCTATGATTGGGCTGTTTCTTTCAACGAAAAAATAAAAAAAGCGGTTAGCTCAGGCAATCACGACGACGTAGTGAATTACCAAAAATATGGCCGCGAAGCACAACTTTCCGTTCCGAGCAACGAACACTTTATGCCGTTGGTGTACGCGCTTGGCGTGCAACAGAAAAATGAGAAAATTTCGTTTTTTAATGATACCCCAAATTTCGGTTCACTGACCATGACGTCTGTGCTGATTGGTGGCTAA